In one Anaerolineales bacterium genomic region, the following are encoded:
- a CDS encoding ABC transporter ATP-binding protein — translation MTPADPGQSASRLQPDLILEVENLTKVFPVSRGILGALRRQPQQWVHAVDGISFQLGRGEILAMVGESGCGKTTTALTLMGLEKSDGGTIRFNGQDVTHLGERRRRAITPSMAVVDGQEHRREPSVSPDLTVKRMRRQMQMVFQDPYESLNPRTTVLETVAEPLQVHGLAGTRAEMMKAVCHSLTDAGLNPPEAFLDRRPHELSGGQRQRVVIASALVLKPSLLIADEPVSMLDVSIRAEILNLLDLLRKERGISILCITHDLGTAAYFTDRIAVMYLGRIVELGPTRQVLAAPMHPYTQALLSVIPVPNPRLRRQRTILHGETPNPVSLPSGCRFHPRCPEASAECREAEPTLALVDASCSVACWHALEATSLHQVP, via the coding sequence ATGACGCCGGCTGATCCCGGGCAATCAGCCTCGAGGCTCCAGCCCGACCTCATCCTGGAGGTCGAGAACCTGACCAAGGTCTTCCCGGTATCACGCGGGATCTTGGGTGCCCTCCGGCGCCAGCCCCAGCAGTGGGTGCATGCCGTTGACGGTATATCGTTCCAGCTGGGACGCGGCGAGATCCTGGCGATGGTGGGGGAGAGCGGCTGCGGCAAGACGACGACAGCCCTCACCCTGATGGGCTTGGAGAAGTCCGATGGCGGCACGATTCGCTTCAACGGACAGGATGTCACCCATCTCGGGGAGCGGCGGAGACGCGCGATAACCCCCTCGATGGCCGTGGTCGACGGCCAGGAGCACCGACGGGAGCCTTCGGTGTCGCCGGACTTGACCGTCAAGCGAATGCGGCGCCAGATGCAGATGGTGTTCCAGGATCCCTACGAATCGCTCAATCCTCGGACGACCGTCCTCGAGACCGTGGCCGAGCCGCTGCAGGTGCACGGACTGGCCGGTACGCGCGCCGAGATGATGAAGGCCGTCTGTCACTCGCTGACGGATGCCGGCCTCAATCCCCCGGAAGCGTTTCTCGACCGTCGACCCCACGAGCTGTCCGGTGGGCAGCGGCAGCGCGTGGTGATCGCCAGCGCTCTCGTGCTCAAGCCCAGTCTGCTCATCGCCGATGAGCCGGTGAGCATGCTGGATGTATCGATCCGGGCCGAGATCCTCAACCTGCTCGACTTGCTACGCAAAGAACGCGGCATCTCGATCTTGTGCATCACGCATGACCTAGGGACGGCGGCCTACTTCACCGACCGGATTGCCGTGATGTACTTAGGGCGGATCGTCGAGCTCGGTCCGACGCGGCAAGTGCTGGCCGCGCCGATGCATCCCTATACCCAGGCGTTGCTGTCGGTGATCCCGGTGCCCAATCCCAGGCTGCGCCGTCAGCGCACGATCCTGCATGGCGAGACCCCCAATCCGGTCTCCCTGCCCTCCGGCTGCCGCTTCCATCCCCGCTGCCCTGAGGCATCGGCCGAATGTCGGGAGGCGGAACCAACTTTGGCGCTCGTCGACGCGAGCTGCTCCGTGGCTTGCTGGCACGCCCTCGAGGCCACCTCGCTCCACCAAGTCCCCTGA
- a CDS encoding DUF6498-containing protein codes for MPLNPMAHREGRLAGWRSLYEHWGEALAFGISAVAALVLNWQAPDLAWGLWISSLLTGWMVVAAAALRMVLHASGAVALPEGENPFGTGRFQGLLQGAHGGAPSGWTALLLGLGAIALGLFTLFHFTFFHGVQGAVMSVFLPIEPEELFGPDGFINAEAGDILRYLTQAYFPVILATLIARWKIILRGNPVDNMSSVYGTVARLHIFIILSAFLSVLIVFGAGVYQQVLVLTFLFLVYFPSGRRGRLSSPSQSLD; via the coding sequence ATGCCGCTGAATCCAATGGCGCACCGGGAGGGTCGTCTGGCGGGCTGGAGGTCGCTCTACGAGCACTGGGGGGAGGCGCTGGCGTTCGGGATCTCCGCCGTCGCCGCGCTCGTGCTGAACTGGCAAGCTCCGGACCTCGCCTGGGGACTTTGGATCTCAAGCCTGCTGACGGGATGGATGGTTGTCGCTGCCGCTGCCTTGCGCATGGTGCTGCACGCCTCGGGTGCGGTTGCCTTGCCTGAGGGAGAGAACCCCTTCGGAACGGGTAGGTTCCAGGGACTGCTGCAGGGAGCACACGGTGGCGCGCCCTCAGGCTGGACCGCCCTGCTGTTGGGGCTGGGGGCCATTGCCTTGGGGTTGTTCACGCTCTTTCATTTCACGTTCTTTCACGGGGTCCAGGGAGCGGTGATGTCGGTCTTCTTGCCGATCGAGCCAGAAGAGCTATTCGGCCCAGACGGTTTCATCAACGCCGAGGCCGGGGACATCTTGCGATACCTTACCCAGGCCTACTTCCCGGTCATCCTGGCGACGCTGATCGCCCGATGGAAGATCATCCTGCGCGGCAATCCCGTCGACAATATGAGCTCGGTCTATGGGACCGTTGCCCGGCTGCATATCTTCATCATTCTGAGCGCTTTTCTATCGGTCCTTATAGTGTTTGGAGCCGGGGTGTACCAACAGGTACTGGTGCTCACCTTCCTCTTC